The proteins below come from a single Gammaproteobacteria bacterium genomic window:
- a CDS encoding peptidoglycan DD-metalloendopeptidase family protein: MGGSGRIAAALAAALIALAPGGVAAQEDAESSLRAVREQIAELERRLARESRLRDDASAALESVEREAAAARAELARLDARLSDQKARAATLDESSRTARSRLAAERAALADQLRLAYVNGREEALKLLLSQESPAAFGRMLVYYDYFNRARSRRIRAVLDELETLARLEDEAAAVQADLEATARERAAELETLERARREREAVLAELDETIEAGGGELERLRAEEQRLVKLVTELGELLAAYPAESEAPFPELRGRLAWPVVGKIVADFDTPRGGGLRWNGVLFAAPRGAPVRAVYHGRVAFADWLPGLGLLMIVDHGDGYMSLYAHNDALLKEPGDVVRPGEPIAEVGDTGGRAEPSLYFEIRHAGEPVDPHAWIAD, translated from the coding sequence ATGGGGGGTTCCGGACGCATTGCCGCCGCGCTCGCGGCCGCGCTGATCGCGCTCGCGCCCGGGGGTGTCGCGGCGCAGGAAGACGCCGAGAGCTCGCTTCGCGCGGTACGCGAGCAGATCGCCGAGCTCGAGCGCCGTCTCGCGCGCGAGAGCCGGCTGCGCGACGACGCGAGCGCCGCGCTCGAGAGCGTCGAGCGGGAGGCGGCGGCCGCGCGCGCGGAGCTCGCACGCCTGGACGCTCGACTGAGCGACCAGAAGGCGCGGGCGGCGACGCTCGACGAGTCGAGCCGCACGGCCCGGTCGCGTCTTGCGGCCGAGCGCGCGGCCCTGGCCGATCAGCTTCGGCTCGCGTACGTGAACGGCCGCGAGGAGGCGCTGAAGCTGCTCCTGAGCCAGGAGTCGCCGGCGGCCTTCGGGCGGATGCTCGTCTATTACGACTACTTCAATCGCGCGCGGAGCCGCCGCATTCGCGCGGTGCTCGACGAGCTCGAGACCCTCGCGCGGCTCGAGGACGAGGCCGCCGCCGTGCAAGCGGACCTCGAAGCGACCGCCCGCGAGCGGGCCGCGGAGCTCGAGACGCTCGAGCGGGCGCGGCGCGAGCGGGAGGCGGTGCTCGCCGAGCTCGATGAGACGATCGAGGCCGGGGGCGGCGAGCTCGAGCGGCTCCGCGCCGAGGAGCAGCGGCTCGTGAAGCTCGTGACCGAGCTCGGCGAGCTGCTTGCCGCCTACCCGGCCGAATCCGAGGCGCCGTTCCCCGAGCTCCGGGGACGCCTCGCGTGGCCCGTGGTCGGCAAGATCGTGGCGGACTTCGATACGCCGCGCGGCGGCGGGTTGCGCTGGAACGGCGTGCTGTTCGCGGCGCCGCGCGGCGCGCCGGTCCGCGCGGTCTACCACGGCCGCGTCGCGTTCGCCGACTGGTTGCCCGGCCTCGGCCTGTTGATGATCGTCGACCACGGCGACGGGTACATGAGCTTGTACGCTCACAACGACGCCCTCCTGAAGGAGCCGGGCGACGTCGTTCGGCCGGGCGAGCCGATCGCCGAGGTCGGCGACACCGGGGGGCGCGCGGAGCCGTCGCTCTACTTCGAGATCCGTCACGCCGGCGAGCCCGTGGATCCGCACGCATGGATCGCGGACTGA
- the grxC gene encoding glutaredoxin 3, with amino-acid sequence MTPRKERIVVYSSPFCGYCAAAKRLLRGKGVEFTEIDVLAEPGRRTEMIERSGRRTVPQIFIGATHVGGFDDLRKLDSRGELDTLLKSAAETPDEPSHHP; translated from the coding sequence ATGACGCCGCGAAAAGAGCGTATCGTCGTCTACTCGTCGCCGTTCTGCGGCTATTGCGCGGCGGCGAAACGGCTTCTCCGCGGCAAGGGGGTCGAGTTCACCGAGATCGACGTGCTGGCCGAGCCCGGGCGGCGCACCGAGATGATCGAGCGGAGCGGCCGGCGCACCGTCCCGCAGATTTTCATAGGCGCCACTCACGTCGGCGGTTTCGACGACCTGCGCAAGCTCGACTCCCGCGGCGAGCTCGACACCCTCTTGAAAAGCGCGGCCGAGACCCCGGACGAACCTTCCCATCACCCATAA
- a CDS encoding rhodanese-like domain-containing protein — translation MGQLAEHVLNHPFLVGGLLVMFAAVVFVETRIRSQARFHVSAADAVRLMNGGAIVIDVRSPEEFQQGHIVNARNVELARLTSDPGSLKKQKNKVLITVCDNGINSNRAAGVLRKAGFEKVFSLKGGLNGWRAENLPLVK, via the coding sequence ATGGGCCAGCTGGCCGAGCATGTGCTGAACCATCCTTTTCTCGTCGGGGGCTTGCTCGTGATGTTCGCGGCCGTCGTGTTCGTCGAGACGCGCATCCGCTCCCAGGCACGGTTCCACGTCTCGGCGGCGGACGCGGTCAGGTTGATGAACGGCGGAGCGATCGTCATCGACGTCCGCTCGCCGGAGGAATTTCAGCAAGGCCACATCGTCAATGCGCGCAACGTCGAGCTCGCCCGGTTGACGTCCGATCCCGGCTCGCTGAAGAAGCAGAAGAACAAGGTCTTGATCACGGTGTGCGATAACGGGATAAACTCCAACCGGGCCGCGGGCGTGCTGCGCAAGGCCGGCTTCGAGAAGGTCTTCAGCTTGAAAGGCGGCCTGAACGGCTGGCGCGCCGAGAATCTGCCCCTCGTCAAATGA
- a CDS encoding GGDEF domain-containing protein: protein MNQNPIDHSLEIEQAQLRGFARSISEVEWLLLILVILYLFVTGPELAHAPAVIAILVGFAAFVLVFRYTRVLSRQPRFKIAVEILAMLAFTTGVLGFAGGVDSPLVNLYLLPIITAALALDKRAASLVMVLVCLCYALLATLEAGFDAIDARMAAEAVGVLAPFVLVTFSTTLLAENIHASKARIRALSDRDELTGLYNLRAFMRLADREHTRASRTGRPYSVLLIDMDRLKSINDTFGHEAGNRAVKLVADALQRLTRSSDIVARYGGDEFVVLLADVDRAVAEEVAQRIRNVVFSTTLEVEVKMVRVKVAVGAGTFPEDGNGLQQIISAADRAMYKDKHHREPPKGRLVIKRR, encoded by the coding sequence ATGAACCAGAACCCGATCGACCATAGTCTCGAGATCGAGCAGGCGCAGCTGCGAGGCTTTGCGCGCAGCATCTCGGAAGTCGAGTGGCTGCTCCTGATCCTCGTGATCCTCTACCTGTTCGTGACCGGTCCGGAGCTTGCGCATGCTCCGGCCGTGATCGCGATCCTCGTCGGCTTCGCCGCGTTCGTGCTGGTGTTCCGCTACACGCGCGTTCTCTCGCGGCAGCCGCGCTTCAAGATCGCGGTCGAGATCCTCGCGATGCTCGCGTTCACCACCGGCGTGCTCGGCTTCGCCGGCGGCGTCGACAGCCCGCTGGTGAACCTGTATCTGCTGCCGATCATCACGGCGGCTCTCGCGCTCGACAAGCGCGCCGCATCTCTCGTCATGGTGCTCGTGTGCCTGTGCTACGCGCTCCTCGCCACGCTGGAAGCGGGCTTCGACGCGATCGACGCGCGCATGGCCGCGGAAGCGGTCGGTGTGCTCGCGCCGTTCGTGCTCGTCACGTTCTCGACGACGCTGCTCGCGGAGAACATCCACGCGTCGAAGGCGCGCATTCGCGCCCTGTCCGATCGCGACGAGCTCACCGGCCTCTACAACCTGCGCGCTTTCATGAGGCTCGCGGATCGCGAGCACACGCGTGCGAGCCGGACGGGACGGCCCTACTCCGTGCTGCTGATCGACATGGACCGGCTGAAGTCGATCAACGACACGTTCGGCCACGAGGCGGGGAACCGTGCGGTGAAGCTCGTTGCGGACGCGCTGCAGCGCCTCACGCGCTCGAGCGACATCGTCGCCCGTTACGGCGGCGACGAGTTCGTCGTGCTGCTCGCCGACGTCGACAGAGCGGTGGCGGAGGAAGTGGCGCAGCGCATCCGCAACGTCGTGTTCTCCACGACCCTCGAGGTCGAGGTGAAGATGGTGCGCGTGAAGGTCGCCGTCGGCGCCGGGACTTTTCCCGAGGACGGCAATGGTCTGCAACAGATCATCAGCGCCGCGGACCGTGCGATGTACAAGGACAAGCATCATCGCGAGCCGCCGAAAGGCAGGCTCGTCATCAAGAGGCGCTGA
- the secB gene encoding protein-export chaperone SecB, which produces MAEQPAQSTAPKQLLLQKIYVKDLSFESPKAPGVFNTTVTPQTQLNMRSSAREVAPNTQEVTLTLTVEAKDRDATLFLVEVAQAGIFTIQGYNDQERAMIVGSYCPSTLYPYAREAISDVVVKGGFPQLLLQPINFDALYAQALQQRAQQQGVQPPTMQQATIETQTPPSGQQDSKAADGESPAEPKAGETH; this is translated from the coding sequence ATGGCAGAACAACCGGCTCAAAGCACCGCTCCCAAGCAGCTCCTTCTGCAGAAGATCTACGTGAAGGATCTGTCCTTCGAATCGCCGAAGGCTCCCGGCGTCTTCAACACCACGGTCACCCCGCAGACGCAGCTGAACATGCGCTCGAGCGCGCGCGAGGTCGCGCCCAACACGCAGGAAGTCACGCTGACGCTGACGGTCGAAGCGAAGGACCGGGATGCGACGCTCTTCCTCGTGGAGGTCGCGCAGGCAGGCATCTTCACGATCCAGGGCTACAACGATCAGGAGCGCGCGATGATCGTGGGCAGCTACTGCCCGAGCACGCTGTACCCGTACGCGCGCGAGGCGATCTCCGACGTCGTCGTCAAGGGCGGCTTCCCGCAGCTGCTGCTCCAACCGATCAATTTCGACGCGCTGTACGCGCAAGCCCTGCAGCAGCGCGCGCAGCAGCAGGGCGTGCAGCCGCCGACGATGCAGCAGGCGACGATCGAGACGCAAACGCCGCCGAGCGGGCAACAGGACTCGAAGGCCGCCGACGGGGAATCGCCGGCGGAACCGAAAGCGGGCGAGACACATTAG
- a CDS encoding TMEM165/GDT1 family protein, with the protein MSIKLFLTVFATVFLAELGDKTQLATMLFASREAVSPWLVFLGASAALVVCSALGVAAGSLVAQYVSPKYLSYAAGVGFIAVGIWTVWAAP; encoded by the coding sequence ATGTCGATCAAGCTTTTCCTCACCGTCTTTGCGACGGTCTTTCTCGCCGAGCTCGGCGACAAGACGCAGCTCGCGACGATGCTTTTCGCGAGCCGCGAGGCCGTCAGTCCCTGGCTGGTTTTTCTCGGCGCTTCGGCGGCGCTCGTCGTCTGCTCCGCGCTCGGCGTCGCCGCGGGCTCGCTCGTGGCGCAGTACGTGAGCCCGAAGTACCTGTCCTACGCCGCCGGCGTCGGCTTCATCGCGGTGGGTATCTGGACCGTCTGGGCCGCCCCATAG
- a CDS encoding S41 family peptidase — MATGIVLGLTMSLGGTVLAGREVQHDVGTHAGLSPENLRLLTEVVERVRDEYVNPVDERRIVENAIRGILGELDKHSRYLAPGDYEDVRISTTGNYSGVGIDVNVEEGKVVVIAPLEGSPAARAGILPGDVVVAVDGVPVDPENLEATVGRMRGEAGTSVTLDVARHGAAAPLEFTLTRADIHVNTVRSELLDDGFGYLRLTSFSNTTAKDLESAAIELRRDAGEELKGLVLDLRNNPGGVLEAAIDVSDLFLRQGLIVRGNGRARKATFERYADEGDVLEKVPLVVLVNGGSASASEIVAGALKDHGRARLVGTRTYGKGSVQTVMPLGQGSAIKLTTSLYVTPSGHSINGIGIEPDVTVENDDPKRRYRGPDGTTTMLEDRQLREALRLIGFTGLDIPAQPVTASRAD, encoded by the coding sequence ATGGCCACGGGTATCGTGCTCGGGCTCACGATGTCCCTCGGAGGCACCGTCCTCGCCGGCCGCGAGGTCCAGCACGACGTCGGCACGCACGCCGGGCTCTCGCCGGAAAACCTGAGGCTGTTGACCGAGGTCGTCGAGCGGGTCCGCGACGAGTACGTGAACCCGGTGGACGAGCGGCGCATCGTCGAGAACGCGATCCGCGGCATCCTCGGCGAGCTCGACAAGCATTCCCGGTACCTCGCCCCGGGCGACTACGAGGACGTCCGGATCAGCACCACCGGCAACTACTCGGGCGTCGGCATCGACGTCAACGTGGAGGAGGGCAAGGTCGTCGTCATCGCGCCGCTCGAAGGCTCGCCGGCGGCACGGGCCGGCATTCTGCCGGGGGACGTCGTGGTCGCCGTGGACGGCGTGCCGGTGGACCCGGAGAACCTCGAGGCCACGGTCGGGCGCATGCGCGGCGAGGCGGGGACGAGCGTCACGCTCGACGTCGCGCGGCACGGCGCCGCGGCGCCGCTCGAATTCACGCTGACGCGCGCCGACATCCACGTGAACACGGTCCGCAGCGAGCTGCTCGACGACGGCTTCGGCTATCTGCGCCTCACGTCGTTCTCGAACACGACCGCGAAGGACCTCGAGTCGGCTGCGATCGAGCTCCGCCGCGACGCGGGCGAGGAGCTCAAAGGGCTCGTCCTCGATCTGCGCAACAATCCCGGCGGCGTGCTCGAGGCGGCGATCGACGTCTCGGACTTGTTCCTCCGCCAGGGACTGATCGTGCGCGGCAACGGCCGCGCCCGGAAGGCCACCTTCGAGCGCTACGCCGACGAGGGCGACGTGCTCGAGAAGGTGCCGTTGGTCGTGCTCGTGAACGGCGGCTCGGCGTCCGCCTCCGAGATCGTCGCCGGCGCGCTGAAGGACCACGGGCGCGCCCGCCTCGTCGGCACGCGCACGTACGGCAAGGGCTCGGTGCAGACGGTGATGCCGCTCGGCCAAGGCAGCGCGATCAAGCTGACCACGTCCCTGTACGTCACGCCGTCGGGCCACTCGATCAACGGCATCGGCATCGAGCCCGACGTGACCGTCGAGAACGACGACCCGAAGCGGCGCTACCGCGGGCCGGACGGGACCACGACGATGCTCGAGGACCGGCAGCTGCGCGAAGCGCTGCGGCTGATCGGGTTCACTGGCCTCGACATTCCCGCGCAGCCGGTCACGGCGAGCCGGGCGGACTGA
- a CDS encoding DMT family protein, whose protein sequence is MHNVVLTVLLLSVSNVFMTFAWYAHLKELGGRPWFVAAIASWGIAFFEYLLQVPGNRIGYAVLSVGQLKVLQEVITLAVFVPFAFLYLKEPLKLDYLWAALCLVGAVYFVFRAH, encoded by the coding sequence ATGCACAACGTGGTGTTGACGGTTCTCCTCCTGTCGGTCAGCAACGTGTTCATGACGTTCGCATGGTATGCCCATCTGAAGGAGCTCGGCGGCCGGCCGTGGTTCGTGGCCGCGATCGCGAGCTGGGGCATCGCATTCTTCGAGTACCTGCTGCAGGTACCGGGCAACCGGATCGGATACGCGGTGCTGTCGGTCGGGCAGCTCAAGGTGCTGCAAGAGGTCATCACGCTCGCGGTGTTCGTGCCGTTCGCGTTTCTCTACTTGAAGGAGCCGTTGAAGCTCGACTACCTGTGGGCCGCGTTGTGTCTCGTCGGTGCCGTATACTTCGTGTTCCGTGCGCACTGA